One window from the genome of Senegalia massiliensis encodes:
- the murB gene encoding UDP-N-acetylmuramate dehydrogenase, protein MSIDKFYERLNNKFTNIKIEKCVSMKKHTYFKIGGPADIVAYPNNIVQVQELIKFCNENNIEFFVLGNGTNLLVRDKGIRGLVIKIDDNLNDIKVDENRIIAQAGAKVSRVAKEALKHSLTGLEGASGIPGSIGGGVTMNAGAYGTELKDVITNVKCVDEYGDIKDYNKDEMHFGYRHSRIHEKKLIVVEVEMVFKEGEYDKIKAAMDDYTQRRNSKQPIELPSAGSTFKRPEGDYAGRLIDVSGLRGIRYKDAQVSEKHCGFVVNRGNATCEDILNLIKVVQKTVKDKHGILLEREVLIVGEE, encoded by the coding sequence TTGAGTATTGATAAATTTTATGAAAGATTAAATAATAAATTTACGAATATTAAAATTGAAAAGTGCGTTAGTATGAAGAAACATACATACTTTAAGATTGGAGGTCCAGCTGATATAGTAGCATATCCAAATAATATAGTACAAGTTCAAGAGTTAATTAAATTTTGTAATGAAAATAATATTGAATTTTTTGTACTTGGTAATGGGACTAATCTTTTAGTTAGAGACAAGGGGATAAGAGGACTTGTAATAAAAATAGATGATAATTTAAATGATATCAAAGTAGATGAAAATAGAATAATAGCACAAGCTGGTGCAAAAGTATCAAGAGTCGCCAAAGAAGCTCTTAAACATTCACTTACAGGATTAGAAGGGGCTAGTGGTATACCAGGTTCTATAGGTGGAGGAGTTACTATGAATGCAGGTGCATACGGAACGGAATTAAAAGATGTTATAACTAATGTGAAATGCGTTGATGAATATGGAGATATTAAAGATTATAATAAAGATGAGATGCATTTTGGATATAGACATTCCAGAATACATGAGAAAAAACTAATTGTTGTAGAAGTGGAAATGGTATTTAAAGAAGGAGAGTATGATAAAATAAAAGCAGCAATGGATGATTATACTCAAAGAAGAAACTCTAAACAACCCATAGAGCTTCCTAGTGCAGGAAGTACATTTAAAAGGCCAGAAGGTGATTATGCCGGAAGACTTATTGATGTATCGGGGCTTCGTGGTATAAGATATAAAGATGCTCAAGTATCTGAAAAACATTGTGGTTTTGTTGTAAATAGAGGTAATGCTACATGTGAGGATATACTAAATTTAATAAAAGTAGTACAAAAAACAGTAAAAGATAAACATGGAATATTACTAGAAAGAGAAGTTTTAATTGTAGGCGAAGAATAG